GCCAACAAAAGACAAGACAACTCCAATTAATGAAATTGCAACACCAGTATACATTAATGCATGAGGAGGAGAGAAAAAAGTCTCAGGTTTACTAAGTAAGTGATTTGTAATGTCCCAACTACCTCCGACAGTAACTAGAAGAATTCCAAGACTAGTCAAAATACTTCCAAATAGAAATATGCCCTGGGAATAATGTTGTAGAAAATTTCCTGAAACTTCAGATTTTGAAATAGTCATATCACTACTAGTCAATCATAAAATATTAGGGATTTACAGTTACCGAATATACCAAAACATGTTCATTTTGATGATCTAAAACACCAGAAGAAGGATAATGAGAAACATCACTAGAATGAGGAATACCTATAGATTTTACATATACATTGAAAACTCCAGAATTTTTTGGAGTTACAACAATATCAAAATGGGTTTCAATATCGGGTTTCAACGGTCTACTCATTGCTTCGATTAAAGGATATTTGGCTAAAGTAGTATCTACACCCCCACTATAACTAGAACCAATTTCATCATCTACATCAATGTAAGAAGGTGAAAGAGAAAAATCATAGGTAGCAATTTTTACAACATCATCGATCTCAGTAAGTTCAGGAAACCCAACAGATACAATATGAATATCTGCATAATCGCCAATATTTTTTGAGACAATATCAAGACGGAATGAATCACCCAATTTGATTTCAGTTTCAGATAATATGGCTTCAAAAATCGGTTTAGGAATTAATTGTTCAGTCATCAAAAATTCAGAAGGAAGTACAAACACAGTTAGTAGAAAATATACAGATAGTAAAACGAATCCTACAGAGTAAATTAGAATTTTCTTCACATAACTTCAAATTCAGACACTATTAAAAAATGAAACAGGTTTAAACGAGTCAGTGATTTTAAAGGTTAAAAATTAAATCTAAAATGATTTCTTCAAAAAAGATTGCAAAGTGTACGGTTTTATTTGAAAAGAATAAAGAAAAAATGAACTGTATTGGGAATTCCTGAAAAAATTAAAGCCATTCAAGATGAAATGGCAAGAACTCAGATTAACAAAGCAACAGAACACCACATAGGATTACTTAAAGCTAAAATTGCAAAATTAAAGAGAGAACAAGAAGCAGATATCACCAAAAAATCAGGAATGAAGCAGGACGGTTTTGATGTCAGGCGTTCAGGAGATGCAACAGTAGTATTTATCGGATTACCAAGTGTTGGAAAATCAACATTACTAAATAAAATGACAGGAGCCAAATCTACAGTAGGAGCATTTCAATTCACCACATTAACAGTAGTTCCAGGAATGATGGAATACAGAGGTGCAAAAATTCAGGTTTTGGATCTTCCAGGAATCATCAAAGGTGCATCAACCGGAAAAGGATTAGGAAAAAGAATCTTATCAGTTGCAAGAACTGCAGATTTAGTATTACTAGTTTTAGATGTCTTTCAACCATATCACGAAGATGTTCTAACAAATGAATTAGGAAATATAGGGATTAGATTAAATCAGTTACCACCAAACATTACAATAGAAAAAGCATCGATGGGAGGAATTGCAATTGCCCAACAAGCAAAGTTAACAAAAATTACAGAAAAACACCTTAAAGATATTTTACATCTTTATGGAATTGTGAGTGCAAGAGTAGTAGTACGTGAAGATTTAACATCAGAACAATTAGCAGATCATATTGCAGGCAACATTAGTTATTCTAAAGCTATCACAGTTCTGAATAAAATTGATTTAGTAGATAAAGAATTTCTAAAAGATTTGAAAACAAAAATTAAATCTGACGTTATAGAAGTTTCTGCAAACGCAGATTTGAATATAGAAGAATTAAAAGAAAAAATTTATGAAAAATTAAAATTCATTAGAATATACATGCGTCCAAAAGGAGGAGAAACAGATTTCAAAGAACCATTTATTGCAAGGGAAGGAGACACAGTAGAAGATATTTGTAACAAACTTCACAGAAGGTTAAGAAGAGAATTCAGATACGGATTAGTCTGGGGCAAAAGTGTAAAATTTGGAGGACAAAGGGTAGGATTAACACACATAATGCAAGATGAGGATGTATTAACAATTATCAAAATTAAAGGTGTCAGTTCTCAATAAAAAATAAAACTAGATCAAATAAAATAAAAATAAATTACAAAAAATGGGAAAAACGTAGAACATTAATCAATTACATGCAAGATTATGATCAATTACATGCACAAAAATTTCAAAAACATACAACAAATGAAAAAATAAGTAAATTAAAAAAATAACCATAAAAAATATCGATCAGTAATTTCTTCAATGATAAAATTACTTCATTAATTGTAATCAAATTGT
This window of the Candidatus Nitrosomarinus catalina genome carries:
- a CDS encoding OBG GTPase family GTP-binding protein yields the protein MGIPEKIKAIQDEMARTQINKATEHHIGLLKAKIAKLKREQEADITKKSGMKQDGFDVRRSGDATVVFIGLPSVGKSTLLNKMTGAKSTVGAFQFTTLTVVPGMMEYRGAKIQVLDLPGIIKGASTGKGLGKRILSVARTADLVLLVLDVFQPYHEDVLTNELGNIGIRLNQLPPNITIEKASMGGIAIAQQAKLTKITEKHLKDILHLYGIVSARVVVREDLTSEQLADHIAGNISYSKAITVLNKIDLVDKEFLKDLKTKIKSDVIEVSANADLNIEELKEKIYEKLKFIRIYMRPKGGETDFKEPFIAREGDTVEDICNKLHRRLRREFRYGLVWGKSVKFGGQRVGLTHIMQDEDVLTIIKIKGVSSQ